A single Kribbella aluminosa DNA region contains:
- a CDS encoding lytic murein transglycosylase, producing MAKGKRRATGSGWRQVAPLIPVALFASAFTVSATDNPVIATASLENGLSGNNPVVVPKQPISQPANVPVPGTVGPGVDPGEQPTQVVSGLSSNGIPNAALKAYSRAQQVLAQADPGCHLPWTLVAAIGRVESNHGRFGGNSLNSKGVAVPGIYGPRLDGSNGTAKIADTDAGAFDGDGAFDRAVGPMQFIPGTWRAVGVDGDGDGVRNPQDINDAAMTAGVYLCSGNTDLSKPADLNAALLRYNHSQQYADLVISIAKAYAGGSWIAVGNGTTGDDLKAGDQIGDQTINPPTDKELPKAIDLPTPPPVTPTPIITDERGGTKPTATPPPVTPTGKPTDKPTPPPVTPTSTKPTARPTTPTTPPPPGVATLKTTVGLIVGTVGSTLHELQTATTYCQSELAKVTITKPTQEQLQKCVTAYQTGGTKAVDQVIRNLLSLLGLLGVLGGGVLGS from the coding sequence CACCGCGTCACTGGAGAACGGACTGTCCGGGAACAACCCGGTCGTCGTGCCGAAGCAACCGATCTCGCAGCCGGCGAACGTGCCGGTGCCGGGCACCGTCGGGCCGGGTGTCGATCCCGGCGAGCAGCCGACCCAGGTGGTCTCGGGGCTGTCCAGCAACGGCATTCCGAACGCTGCACTGAAGGCCTACTCGCGCGCCCAGCAGGTGCTGGCGCAGGCGGATCCGGGCTGTCATCTGCCGTGGACGCTGGTGGCCGCGATCGGCCGCGTCGAGTCCAACCACGGCCGGTTCGGCGGCAACTCGCTGAACTCGAAGGGCGTCGCCGTACCGGGCATCTACGGCCCGCGGCTGGACGGGAGCAACGGGACGGCGAAGATCGCCGACACCGACGCGGGTGCGTTCGACGGCGACGGGGCGTTCGACCGCGCGGTCGGCCCGATGCAGTTCATCCCCGGCACCTGGCGAGCCGTGGGAGTGGACGGCGACGGCGACGGCGTGCGGAACCCGCAGGACATCAACGACGCGGCGATGACGGCCGGGGTCTACCTGTGCTCCGGCAACACCGACCTGTCCAAGCCGGCGGATCTGAACGCGGCCCTGCTGCGCTACAACCACTCGCAGCAGTACGCCGACCTGGTGATCAGCATCGCCAAGGCGTACGCGGGCGGCAGCTGGATCGCGGTCGGCAACGGTACGACGGGTGACGACCTGAAGGCCGGCGACCAGATCGGCGACCAGACGATCAACCCGCCGACCGACAAGGAACTGCCGAAGGCGATCGATCTGCCGACTCCGCCGCCGGTCACGCCGACGCCGATCATCACCGACGAGCGCGGCGGCACCAAGCCGACCGCCACCCCGCCGCCGGTGACGCCGACCGGGAAGCCGACGGACAAGCCCACACCGCCGCCGGTGACGCCGACCTCGACGAAGCCGACCGCCCGGCCGACGACGCCGACCACCCCGCCGCCACCCGGCGTCGCGACCCTGAAGACGACTGTCGGCCTGATCGTCGGCACCGTCGGAAGCACCCTGCACGAACTGCAGACGGCCACCACGTACTGTCAGTCCGAGCTGGCGAAGGTGACGATCACCAAGCCGACGCAGGAGCAGCTGCAGAAGTGCGTGACCGCCTACCAGACCGGCGGCACGAAGGCCGTGGACCAGGTCATCCGCAACCTGCTCTCACTCCTCGGCCTGCTGGGCGTCCTCGGTGGAGGCGTCCTCGGGAGCTGA